In Deinococcus radiotolerans, the genomic stretch GCAGGTCAGGTCTGGAGTGTCCGGACCCCATCGGGTACCGTGACAGCCACCCTCGAGAACAACGCAGGCAACTGGAGTGGCGTGGTCTCCCGCACGCCTCCGGTAGTGATGGGCGTCACGGCGCAGACCGAGGATCTGAGTTTCATGATCGTGTCGTCCACGTCTGAGCAGGTCTGCGTAATCGAACAGGGCGGCGCGGGCGGCGCCGTCCTCACGGGCACGGCGTACGACATGAACAGTGAAGTGGCGCTGGGAGGCTGCAGCGCCACCCTCGGCCCCGCCGCCGCGCTGGCGGGCGTGCGGGCCGCCGTTCGTCCGGTCTGGCCGGTGGCGCCGCAGACGGGTGACCAGTGGACAATCACGACCCCGCACGGCACCTGGACGAGCACCGTCAGGCCCTCGGAGGGCATCTGGATGGGCCGCGCGGCTGGGCCGGCCGCTGGCGACGTGGGCATCCAGATCGGGAAGACGACCGTGGTGGCCGGCGTCTTCGCGGATGACGGCCGGGTGTTCGCCTGCCGGGTGGATCAGCTGGGGATCGGACCGGCCAGCTTCACTGGCACCGCCCTGTACAGCCCCAACGGCACGGCGACGCCGACCGAGGCCGGGACGTGCACCATCACCCAGCACCGCTGAGGCCCGGGCACAGCGGGAGACTGGTGAGCGGGTCCGGCTCGCCAGCCTCCCGCTGTGCCCGGCGCAGTTCGGCTGGGACCTCACCGACCGCAGCCAGGAAGGCCTGCCGGGCGCGGGTGAGGCAGCGGACATGCTCACGCAGGTCACCACACGTGCGGTACACCTGCAACAAGGCCACAGTGGCCTCCAGGTCCAGTGGGTCCTGTGCCACGCACCGGGCCAGGTGAGGGGCGGCGGCCGGTGCGTCCGTCAGCGCGAGGGTCAGGGCGGCGTCCCGCCACTGCACGTTCAGCGCGTCTCGCAGGGCCGCCGCGGCGTCCAGGTCCACGTCCGCCAGGAAGGGCGCGGTGACCTGCTGCGCGGCCTCGCAGTACCGACCGGCGTGCAGGGCGGCCAGGAAGTCGTCCACGTCCGCGTGCACCGCCTGAAGGCCGTAGCGGCCCTGCGGGTCCCGTGTGATGAGCGCGGCGCCCTGCAGGGTGTCGCGCAGGCGCGTCAGGGTCTTCTGGAAGTTGTACTCCGCGCTGCGTTGGTCGGCGTCCGGCCAGAGGGCCAGCATCAATGCGTCCCGGCTCAGCGTCCCGCTGCCTTCACCGTAGTGTGCGCAGACCAGATGCGCGAGCAGTTCCTTCACCTTCCGCGCTTTCCACGGCCGGACACTGCCGGCCTGCTCCAGGTGCAGCGGACCGAACAGTCTCAGCCGGGCCGCCGGTGGGGGCGCGTCGGGTACCGCGCTGAGTGCCGCCGTCTCCGCCGGGAAGAGGGTGCGCACGAACTGCAGGTGGCCGCGTCCGTCCGTTGCCAGCAGTGACCTCTGCCCGTCGGCCCACACCCTCTGCGCGCTGTCCCGCCCGGCGCGGCGCTGCAGCACCGCGTCCGTCAGCTGAAGTTCCGCCTGCACGCTGATCAGGTGCCCCGCCGCCGCGAGCGTGCGCGCGTCGTCGAGCGCGCGCTCCGCGGCCCCCTCATCACCGGTCATCAGGTACGCCTGCGCCCGCACCAGCGCGGAGCGGGCGCAGGTCCCCGCGCCGTCCTCGGGGCGCGTCCGTTCAGTTTCCCGCAGCGCGGCGTCTGGTTCGCCCAGCAGCAGGTGGACCCTGGCCCGTGAGCTGGGATGCTCGCAGTAATAGTCGTGATCGGTTTCCCCCAGCATCTGGCGGGCTTCGTCGAGTCGCCCTTGAAAGGCGAGCGCTTCGGCGAAATCAGTGGCGTTGGCACTGCCGACACTCGGCCAGAGTTCCGCAGAACGCTGCATCAGCGTCAGGGCCTGCGCGGGGTCACCGCGCCACAGGCGGCAGATGCCGACGTTCCACATCAGGGCGCCGTGCACGCGGGCGTTGCCGCTCTGCTCCGCGCGGCGCAGCTGCGTCCAACTGCTGGCTTCCGCTTCCGGGTACTCGCCGCGCATCAGGTGGATGTACGCGAGGTTGCCTTCCACCAGCATCAGCCGTGACGTCATGGCGTGACGCACCACGAGTTCGCGCGCGGCTGTCAGGTGCGCGGCCGCCTCGTCCCACAGAGCGAAGTGAATGGCGCTACCGCCCGCACTGTTCAGGGCCCAGAATCCCTGCTCCGCGTCCCGTGGGTCCAGACTCTCGAACAGCTGCCCCGCCTGCCCCACGTGGACCGCCTCGCGGGCCAGCCGGAGCGTGCCGGCGTAATCGCCCCGCCGGTGACGCGCGAGGGCCGTCAACTCCAGCAGCAGCATGTGCCGCCCCACGCGGCCCTCGCCGAGGCTGGCGAGAGCCTGCGTCAGGCCGCGTTCGGCCTCGTCCAACTGCCCGTCGTGAATCATCGCGCGGAACAGCACGTCCTCCAGCAGTTCTTCCTCCAGCGTGGCGGGTGGCACGCGCGTGAGGGCGTCACGGGCGAACGCCTGCGCCGCCGCGAGCTGGCCCAACTCCATCAGGGCCTGCGCCCGCGCGGCGTACAGCCGCGGCGTCCACGCCGCCGGCGCAAGCGTGTCCGTGAGGTCCAGCACCTCCTGCAGGGCACCGCTGAACGAGAGGGCGCGAATCAGGGCGGCCGTGACGTCCGGATCGCCGGGTTCCGCAGCCAGCAGCGCGCGCGCTTCCTGAATCACGTCGCTGTGCGCGCCCCGGGCGGCCGCCGCGTGCACCGCCTGCCGCGTGAGCTGCGCGGCGTCCGGCGTCTCGGCCCGCCGGGCGTGCCGGGCGCGCGCCACGGCCTCCAGGTGCGCCAGGCCAGCGGCGCGGCGGTGCAACTCGGTGACCTCCGGCCAGGGCAGGTCCGCCTGCATGAGCGGCCCATACAGCGGGTGCCCCCAGGTGTACGTAGGGGCGCCGCCCCCCGGTGCCAGGCGGACGAAGTCCCGGTGTTGGAGCCACGCGGCCGCGGCGTGGAACACCTCGGCGTTCACCTGCGCCACCGCCTGCCACGTTCGTTCATCGGCCGTGTCCAGCACCGCCAGGGCCGCCAGGAGGCGCCCCGGTCCGGACGCCGCCGGCACGCTCTGCAATCGACTCAGGATGGCGGCGGTCAGGGCCGTGGGCACCGCGCCCTCAGGCGGCGGAGTGAACTTCCAGCCGGACGCGCCCCGCCGCAGGGCGCCCACATCCCACAGGAGCCGCAGCACCTCAAGGATGGTCAGCGGGTGTCCGCCGGTGCGGTCCAGGAGCCATGCGGTGAGCGGTTCTGGCACGTGCCCGGCCAGATGCGACTCGGCCAGCGCCTCGATGCCCGCTCGGTCAGTCGGGCAGAGCACCTCGCGCCGGCACGGCGCGCCCCGGATCATCTGCGAGGTGTGCTCCACGGCGCGCTGCAGGTCCTGAGCGGCAGGGTGTTCCGGCAGCGGCCGGGTCGTGAGGACCAGCAGTGCGGGGCGCGCGCCGAGCAGCAGGCGCGACCAGAGGGCCTGCACGAACGCCTGCGCCTGCCCGCTGTACCTGTGCACGTCCTCCAGCAGCAGAAGCAGCGGCGCGGCGGTGGTGACCGTGTCACTCAGCGCGCGGGCGATCACCACGTCCGGCGCTTCCCGGCTGGGGCGCCCCACCACGTTCGGCCACGGGTGTTCCGGCAGAAAAGGGCGCCCCGCCGCGATGAGCGCCGCGTCCCGCGATTCCAGCAGCCCCAGCTGCCCCTGAAGCACCTCACGCAGGGGGTCCGAGCGGACGATCAGGACCGTGCCGGTGTCCACAGCGGCCGCGCGGGCGAGGTCCCGCAGCAGGTGCGATTTCCCCAATCCAGCCGCACCTTCGAGCAGCACCAACTCCGGGCCACCGCGCCTTGATGCCTGCCACGCCTCACGCAGGCTTTCAGCTGTCTGGGAATGAATGTGCATTCGCCCTCTCATGACCGCGGAGTCTTACTGCGGGCATCCGGTGTGTAGTTACGGCCATGATGCAACTCTCTGTACACATCAGCCTGCCAGGTTGAGTCGGCGCCTTCGTTCGGGGCCCCTTCAGCCAGCGAGGCGTATGGTCTGAGGTTGGTGCATTGATGACATGGATCAAGAGGGGCGAGGCATCCGGCAGACCGTTGTGCTGAACCGTCCATTCCGCAAGAGGGGAAGAGCGGCCGTCGCTCAGTAGTGCGACACCAGCCAAACTACCTCCTGCGTCCCCTCCTGGTTCTGGTCGGTCAAGAGCTTCTGCTGAGTGAGGCGGGTGAGGTACTCCTGCACTCAGACCAGGTAGACGAGTGGTGCCGTTGGCCTGCGCACATGAGGTTGCCCACTCGTGGAATAGGGAAGTGTGAGGTAATCCTCCGCATATGGCGGGCTCTTGTGGAATGTGGAGGACTAGGGTTTAGGGGTTCAGTTTGTTCCTTATAGAGTCGGGCATCTTTGACAGCCAGCCATCAAGCTCCTTCTGTTCCGCAGCGGAGAGGCTTTTGAGCCACCGCGTGCTGGCGAGGTGGCGGGCCACCTGGTGCGTGGGTGTCAGTGCTGATGCCCGCTGTTGGAGTGTGCGGATTTCTTCGCGCAATTGCGCGCGTGTGATCCCGGTCCGGGCCAGGGCGATGAGGCCAGGATGGTGTTCCGCGCTGACCTGAGCGATCTGCTGCGCGGCTGTGTACGCGAGTCCCTGCCGGACGGCATCCAGGAGGAGCGGTGACCATTTCAGGATTTTGAGTTTGTTGCGTGCGAAGGACGTCCACTGCTCCCCGAGGGTGCTGAACAGGGTGTCGAGGGCCACATGGTCGGGCCCAGGCGCTTCACGGAGCATCTGCATGAGCCGCGTCCGCGTTTCTGCCAGGGGAACATTCAGCACCTGAGAGACGAGCTCCAGTTTCGCGTCGACCTCGTCCAGGGTGTTCAGGTCGTCGCGCTGCAGGTTCTCGATCAGGGCTAGGCGGCGGGCCTCCTGATCATCCATTTCCCGGATGACGACCGGAATCTCCTGAAGTTCAGCGAGCTGGGCGGCACGCCAGCGCCGCTCGCCGGCCACGATCTCATACTGTTGTCCGACCGGTCGCACGAGGATGGGTTGCAGCACGCCGTGCTCGCGCACACTCTGGGCCAGAGAGTCAAGGGCGTCCTGATCAAACGCACGCCGGGGCTGCGTGGCCCCGACCGTCAGCTGGCTGACTGGCAGGTGCCGGTCTGGTAGTGCGCGCTGCGTCAGGTCCGGCACGTCTGTCCCAAGGAGCCCCTCAAGGTCGCGGCGGCGCTCCGGTCGTGGACGGCGCGTCATGCTTTCACCTGGTACGGCAGGTTCAGGGCGGCGGCCACGTCTGACGTGACCTGCTGAATATCCCGGTGGACCGGGCTGCCCGGGGCGTACGCGCCGACAGGGGCCCCCTGCGCGGTCGAGTCCAGCCACACCGCTTCCCGCTGGGGGATGGGAGCGGCCAGTGGAGAGAGGGTTTTTTGCAGGTCGGCCAGTACTTCCCGGTCATGCAGGCGGCGACCGTCGTAGAAGGTCGGAACGTACAGAGCGACGGTGAGGTCGGGCCGCACCTCCTGGTACTCGGTGAAGGCGCCGTGCAGTCCGGGCATGGCGTCCAGCCCCTTCTGCCGCGTGGGAATCGGAACGACCATGTGGTCGGCTGCCAGGGCCCCGAGAATGGAGAGTTGCCCCAGACTCGGCGGACTGTCGATCAAGACGACGTCGTACTGGGTCTGGACTTCGTGGAGGGCCCGCCTGAGGCGCATCTGTGCGCCGACGCGGCCCATCATCTGACCTTCAGCGACCGCCAGGCTGACGTGCGAGGGAATCAGCCCGAGGCCATGCACGTGTATGGGTGGGGGCAGGGGGAGGCCATCAACGGCGACGGGATACACCGTCTGCTGGCGTTGGACGCCATCCACGCCCAGCCAGCCCGTGAGGTTTGCCTGGGGATCGAGATCAATAAGGAGCACCCGCTGCCCTCCCTGCGCGAGTTCATAGCCGACATCCCGGACGAGGCTGGTCTTGCCGGCGCCTCCCGCATGATTGAACACGGTCACTGTCTTCACGCCGCCAGCTTATCCCCTCAGGGCCCTGCGTGTTATTTGATGAAATAACAGAGCGACCTGAGCGATCGGGTAACCGAATCGGATGAGCATCGCAGACGCTATATTTTGTTAGGCTGTTGACCGGTGTGGCGGGAAAGCCCAACCGTTGACCCAAATCGCCGATGACATTCCCCTCAGAAACTACGGGTCCTTTTACCCTAGTCCTTTGACTCCACAGAGACAGCCGAATGCCAGGTGAGCGGCTGATGCTGCCCCATCCCAACGGTGGCCAGCCCGCCCACGAGACCGTAGGGTGGACGAGGGCGTCCTCAAAACTCACCACCGGAGAGCCCGTGCTGTGCACCCCACTTGGCTACAGCCTGAGAGTCTTGAAGGCTGCAACGGGGCCGCCATCGTCCACCAGATGTGAGCCGCTATGCCCTCAATCAAAGAGTGCTGCTCAGACGCACGGCCCGTTTGGAATGTCCGCGTACGAGTCCGCGTCGACCAGACGGCGGCCCAGGCTCCTTGATTGGATTGAGCTGAAAAACAAAGATTGATCACTCCGTCTCAAGCTCAACAATGGTGGGCGGAGCCGAGGTCTGCGGGCGCAGACGGTATGGTAAGGCCATGTCGTCGCCGTCTGGCTCCGCCCGGGAGCCGTCCGTTTCTCTGGCCGAAATCCTGCAGCAGACCACTAACATGCTCGTCACCCTGGGCACCGCTTCGGAAATCGCCAGCACGGTGGTGGCTGCGGCGCTTCAGGTCACAGGCGTGCGGGCAGGGGAGATCCTGATGGCTGGAAGCGGTGGGCCAGTCGAGACCGCGGGCGTACAGGAAGATGATCCACCCGGGTTCTCTGACCTGAGCTCCCTGTCTGAGGCCTACCCGTTGACCCCCGAGCAGGTGGACCTGAGGAACGCCCAGTCCACTGATGAACGGCGTGAGGTCCAGCTGACGTTCCCGCTTCCTGCCCGCCCTGATGGTGACGACCTGCGTCCGTCCGTGCTGCCGATGACCCTGAGCGGTCAGTCGTTCGGCGTCCTGATTCTTCACCTCAGTGCGGAGCAGTCCATGACGCCTGAGGAGGGGCGCTTCCTGCGCACGCTGGCGGATGTGGGAGCGCTCGCCCTCGGACGGTTCAGCGCAGCGGGGGAGACCCACGAGCTGGAGGTGCCGTCCGCGCTGAACGTCGAGCAGACTCGGCAACTCGAGGAGGAGCGGGCCGCGCACGCTGCCTTCGTCGCATTCACGGAAGCGGTGGGCAGTGAAACTGACCTCGCCACCCTCGTCGGGCGGGCCATCACGCTGCTGCACGAAACCTGTGACGTGGAAGCCGCCTACTTCGAGCGGAGCGGGGAACTGTTCAGTGCCACAGCCTGGAGTCCATCGGCTGATCCTGGCCTGCTGCCCCACCTGCAACGAGGCTTTCCACTGGAGCATTCCGGCATTGCCCGCGGCCTTCAGCAAGGCACCGCCACGTACATTGATCACTGGCGTGACACGGGCCTCCTCATTGAGGCGTCCGGGATCTATCAGGCCGTCGCGGGGTACCCCTACTTCGTGGATGGCACACTGGACACCGTCCTGATGATCGGTTCGCAGACCGAGGTGGTCTGGGATGAGCGGCGCAAAGGCATCTTCCGCGCGGTGGGCCGCAGCCTCGACCTTGCGCTCGACCGGGCGCGGCAGACGCGGCTCGTGACGGCCCAGCGTGACGCGCTGGACATCCGCACGCAGGAGCTGGCCGAGAGCGCCGCGGAACTCCAGGCGTTTTCGTATTCCGTGTCGCACGACCTGCGCACGCCAGTGCGGCACATCACCGGCTTTTTGGAACTGGCCCGCAAGACGCTGGGGGACCGTCTGGACGCCCGCAGCGCCCGCTACCTCGGTATGGTCGAGCAGTCTGGACGGCAGATGAACACCCTGATTGATGGGCTGCTGGACCTGTCGCGCGCCGCGCAGCAGACCCTCACGCCGGGCGTGGTTGACCTGAACAGCGTCGTGGCACGCATCCAGATGACGCTGCTGCCGGACCTGCTGTCCCGCGACGTCGAGTGGACCGTGGCGGACCTGCCGGCCGTGTGGGGCGATGAACGGGCGCTCAGTCAGGTGCTGACGCAGTTGACGGAAAACGCGCTGAAGTTCACGCAGCACCGGGAGCCGGCCCGCATTGAGATTTGGGCGGAGGTGCAGGGCGGCGGCTGGAAGGTCTGCGTGAGAGACAATGGGCTGGGCTTCGATCCCCGGTACCAGGATCGGCTCTTCCAGCTGTTCCAGCGGCTTCACCGCGCCGACGAGGTGCCGGGCACCGGGGTCGGACTGGCCAGCGTGCGGCGCCTGGTGCTCAAGCATGGTGGTCAGGTGTTCGCCGAGGGACAACCTGGGGAGGGGGCCACCTTTGGCTTCACCCTGCCCCGCGGCCGGGTGTCCTGAGCGGCCCGGGTATCGGATAGACGGCGCGAGTGACAGGGCACGTGACGGGCGGCGCGCACTGCCGAATCCAGTCGTAGCTCACCTGGGTCCGCAGGCGGTGCCGCGAACCCTCGATCAGGGACTCCGCGCAGTGGTGACGGAACGATCTGGCCGGGGTGCACGTCAGGTCTTTGAGGCTCGAGTCGCTGTGCAGGGACTTCCATCAGCTGACGGTCGCCGCAGTGGCCTGCTAAGGGGTCAGGAGCCGGAGGTCTAAGCGGTAGATCCTCTTGGTCGCTTCAGTTTGTGCAGCACTGACGATCTGATGTCACACGTCGGCCAGCGATGAACCCTTCGACCAGTGGGAAGAGAATGGGGGAGAGCGGCGTGACAGAGGGGGCTGGGGGGCCGGCACAGCAGGCCGGGGGCAGGGAGCGCGTCATCAGGTTGCTCCTGTTGCGACCTGAGATTCGGTCACGGTGAGGGGACCAACGTGATCCCGGGTCAGCGCGGCGGGGTCCGTCGGGATCTCAGGAGGCCACTGGCGATCAGGCTCAGGAGGCCCAGCGCGCCCGCAACGAAGGAGGCGCGGATCATCCAGGGTGGCGGTGAACTGGCGTTCCGCCGGAACTTCACCGCCGCGGCCGTGGTCAGCGCGCCTCCCTCACTAGGCAGCGTGAGGTCCACGGCGTACCGTCCGGGCGCCGGCACATTGAAGGTGCCCAACGAGGATGATTTCGCCGCAGCTGTGCGCAGAGCCGTGCTGCCGGACGACTTGAAGCGGAGGTGCGCCGAGTTCCGCAGCACGGGTGTGCCGTTGAGGCTGATCTGCACGGTGTAGTCACCCGTCTGCCGGACCCGGGCAGTCCTCCGGTCGCTGCCGGTGAACACCACGCGGACTGGGTTCATGTCCGGTGTCAGCTGCACCTCGAAGTGGCTGGCGGCACCTGCGGTGAGGCTGGTGGCGCGGTAGATGGCCAGGGGGTGGCCGCTCCCGTACTCCCAGAAGACGGCCCCCGCGATGCCCAGGACGAAGAGCAGGCCGCCACAGAGAGCCGCGAGGTTCATGCACTCAGCATAGGAGTCTGCGCCGCGTG encodes the following:
- a CDS encoding AAA family ATPase, producing MHIHSQTAESLREAWQASRRGGPELVLLEGAAGLGKSHLLRDLARAAAVDTGTVLIVRSDPLREVLQGQLGLLESRDAALIAAGRPFLPEHPWPNVVGRPSREAPDVVIARALSDTVTTAAPLLLLLEDVHRYSGQAQAFVQALWSRLLLGARPALLVLTTRPLPEHPAAQDLQRAVEHTSQMIRGAPCRREVLCPTDRAGIEALAESHLAGHVPEPLTAWLLDRTGGHPLTILEVLRLLWDVGALRRGASGWKFTPPPEGAVPTALTAAILSRLQSVPAASGPGRLLAALAVLDTADERTWQAVAQVNAEVFHAAAAWLQHRDFVRLAPGGGAPTYTWGHPLYGPLMQADLPWPEVTELHRRAAGLAHLEAVARARHARRAETPDAAQLTRQAVHAAAARGAHSDVIQEARALLAAEPGDPDVTAALIRALSFSGALQEVLDLTDTLAPAAWTPRLYAARAQALMELGQLAAAQAFARDALTRVPPATLEEELLEDVLFRAMIHDGQLDEAERGLTQALASLGEGRVGRHMLLLELTALARHRRGDYAGTLRLAREAVHVGQAGQLFESLDPRDAEQGFWALNSAGGSAIHFALWDEAAAHLTAARELVVRHAMTSRLMLVEGNLAYIHLMRGEYPEAEASSWTQLRRAEQSGNARVHGALMWNVGICRLWRGDPAQALTLMQRSAELWPSVGSANATDFAEALAFQGRLDEARQMLGETDHDYYCEHPSSRARVHLLLGEPDAALRETERTRPEDGAGTCARSALVRAQAYLMTGDEGAAERALDDARTLAAAGHLISVQAELQLTDAVLQRRAGRDSAQRVWADGQRSLLATDGRGHLQFVRTLFPAETAALSAVPDAPPPAARLRLFGPLHLEQAGSVRPWKARKVKELLAHLVCAHYGEGSGTLSRDALMLALWPDADQRSAEYNFQKTLTRLRDTLQGAALITRDPQGRYGLQAVHADVDDFLAALHAGRYCEAAQQVTAPFLADVDLDAAAALRDALNVQWRDAALTLALTDAPAAAPHLARCVAQDPLDLEATVALLQVYRTCGDLREHVRCLTRARQAFLAAVGEVPAELRRAQREAGEPDPLTSLPLCPGLSGAG
- a CDS encoding ParB N-terminal domain-containing protein; the encoded protein is MTRRPRPERRRDLEGLLGTDVPDLTQRALPDRHLPVSQLTVGATQPRRAFDQDALDSLAQSVREHGVLQPILVRPVGQQYEIVAGERRWRAAQLAELQEIPVVIREMDDQEARRLALIENLQRDDLNTLDEVDAKLELVSQVLNVPLAETRTRLMQMLREAPGPDHVALDTLFSTLGEQWTSFARNKLKILKWSPLLLDAVRQGLAYTAAQQIAQVSAEHHPGLIALARTGITRAQLREEIRTLQQRASALTPTHQVARHLASTRWLKSLSAAEQKELDGWLSKMPDSIRNKLNP
- a CDS encoding ParA family protein codes for the protein MKTVTVFNHAGGAGKTSLVRDVGYELAQGGQRVLLIDLDPQANLTGWLGVDGVQRQQTVYPVAVDGLPLPPPIHVHGLGLIPSHVSLAVAEGQMMGRVGAQMRLRRALHEVQTQYDVVLIDSPPSLGQLSILGALAADHMVVPIPTRQKGLDAMPGLHGAFTEYQEVRPDLTVALYVPTFYDGRRLHDREVLADLQKTLSPLAAPIPQREAVWLDSTAQGAPVGAYAPGSPVHRDIQQVTSDVAAALNLPYQVKA
- a CDS encoding sensor histidine kinase, which gives rise to MLVTLGTASEIASTVVAAALQVTGVRAGEILMAGSGGPVETAGVQEDDPPGFSDLSSLSEAYPLTPEQVDLRNAQSTDERREVQLTFPLPARPDGDDLRPSVLPMTLSGQSFGVLILHLSAEQSMTPEEGRFLRTLADVGALALGRFSAAGETHELEVPSALNVEQTRQLEEERAAHAAFVAFTEAVGSETDLATLVGRAITLLHETCDVEAAYFERSGELFSATAWSPSADPGLLPHLQRGFPLEHSGIARGLQQGTATYIDHWRDTGLLIEASGIYQAVAGYPYFVDGTLDTVLMIGSQTEVVWDERRKGIFRAVGRSLDLALDRARQTRLVTAQRDALDIRTQELAESAAELQAFSYSVSHDLRTPVRHITGFLELARKTLGDRLDARSARYLGMVEQSGRQMNTLIDGLLDLSRAAQQTLTPGVVDLNSVVARIQMTLLPDLLSRDVEWTVADLPAVWGDERALSQVLTQLTENALKFTQHREPARIEIWAEVQGGGWKVCVRDNGLGFDPRYQDRLFQLFQRLHRADEVPGTGVGLASVRRLVLKHGGQVFAEGQPGEGATFGFTLPRGRVS